One window of the Salvia splendens isolate huo1 chromosome 1, SspV2, whole genome shotgun sequence genome contains the following:
- the LOC121741964 gene encoding uncharacterized protein LOC121741964 isoform X2 produces the protein MSPPLTPRAAAYLGAVALQIQKKLQRALASPSQSRKFLQELFADIALEVDDRAKDIIFDEEDVVYVAEDGYGCAYCFYDVLADYFVCIPQSGDSIIDLIVQLWSQSFASNIFCLLFYKWMFEVRFDNLDVVLRYSSALVQGAKNVFWTDIQTNTRRFSSLFIYFLDDVALRSERLKKISPQAQRDLFLLLSRFLFFYDTDDRLEIFLKQFPDFPNAFLIGGAADIFVSELAGQLQELKVEPVLLHYLSYIKVLQGLEIRVATSTRLKTCLYSFTSPGGPMYPTRDVRHAAWDALDFLFPVGRYPRHVISLFFRLLYPWYWPSSCWNFVRSCVRAILYSVLLFLFSTWERLTEPKTS, from the exons ATGTCGCCGCCGTTGACTCCTCGCGCAGCTGCTTACCTCGGTGCCGTCGCTCTCCAAATTCAGAAGAAACTCCAACGC GCTTTAGCTTCGCCATCGCAGAGCCGAAAGTTTCTGCAAGAGTTGTTCGCAGACATAGCTTTGGAGGTAGATGATCGTGCTAAAG ATATTATTTTTGATGAGGAAGATGTAGTTTATGTTGCAGAAGATGGATATGGTTGCGCATACTGCTTTTACGACGTCCTCGCTGATTATTTTGTATGCATACCACAGAGTGGAGATTCAATAATCGATCTCATAGTACAGCTCTGGAGCCAGTCATTTGCATCTAATATATTTTGTCTTTTGTTCTACAAGTGG ATGTTTGAGGTTCGGTTTGACAATCTTGATGTCGTACTTCGTTATTCATCTGCTCTAGTCCAAGGTGCTAAAAATGTCTTCTG GACTGACATTCAAACAAATACAAGGCGCTTCTCAAGTCTCTTTATT TATTTTCTAGATGATGTTGCTCTCCGCTCAGAAAGATTAAAGAAGATCTCCCCACAG GCTCAGAGAGACCTATTTCTTCTTCTCTCAAGATTCCTATTTTTCTACGACACAG ATGATCGGCTTGAAATATTTTTGAAGCAATTTCCAGATTTTCCAAATGCTTTTTTGATTGGTGGTGCAGCAGACATATTTGTCAGTGAACTAGCTGGTCAG CTCCAGGAATTGAAGGTAGAGCCGGTTCTTCTTCATTACTTATCTTATATAAAAGTTCTTCAAG GCCTAGAAATAAGAGTAGCAACAAGTACAAGATTAAAAACATGCTTATATAGCTTCACATCTCCTGGTGGTCCCATGTACCCGACAAGAGATGTTCGTCATGCAGCGTGGGATGCATTAGACTTTCTTTTCCCT GTGGGGAGATATCCGAGACATGTAATCAGTCTCTTCTTTCGACTACTTTATCCATGGTACTGGCCTTCTTCTTGTTGGAACTTCGTACGTTCTTGTGTAAGAGCTATCCTATATTCTGTGTTGCTGTTTTTATTCTCTACCTGGGAAAGACTGACAGAACCGAAAACATCGTAG
- the LOC121741964 gene encoding uncharacterized protein LOC121741964 isoform X1, with translation MSPPLTPRAAAYLGAVALQIQKKLQRALASPSQSRKFLQELFADIALEVDDRAKDIIFDEEDVVYVAEDGYGCAYCFYDVLADYFVCIPQSGDSIIDLIVQLWSQSFASNIFCLLFYKWMFEVRFDNLDVVLRYSSALVQGAKNVFWTDIQTNTRRFSSLFIYFLDDVALRSERLKKISPQAQRDLFLLLSRFLFFYDTDDRLEIFLKQFPDFPNAFLIGGAADIFVSELAGQLQELKVEPVLLHYLSYIKVLQGTIRSTHRHTHIHFDFRSLTKISTGLEIRVATSTRLKTCLYSFTSPGGPMYPTRDVRHAAWDALDFLFPVGRYPRHVISLFFRLLYPWYWPSSCWNFVRSCVRAILYSVLLFLFSTWERLTEPKTS, from the exons ATGTCGCCGCCGTTGACTCCTCGCGCAGCTGCTTACCTCGGTGCCGTCGCTCTCCAAATTCAGAAGAAACTCCAACGC GCTTTAGCTTCGCCATCGCAGAGCCGAAAGTTTCTGCAAGAGTTGTTCGCAGACATAGCTTTGGAGGTAGATGATCGTGCTAAAG ATATTATTTTTGATGAGGAAGATGTAGTTTATGTTGCAGAAGATGGATATGGTTGCGCATACTGCTTTTACGACGTCCTCGCTGATTATTTTGTATGCATACCACAGAGTGGAGATTCAATAATCGATCTCATAGTACAGCTCTGGAGCCAGTCATTTGCATCTAATATATTTTGTCTTTTGTTCTACAAGTGG ATGTTTGAGGTTCGGTTTGACAATCTTGATGTCGTACTTCGTTATTCATCTGCTCTAGTCCAAGGTGCTAAAAATGTCTTCTG GACTGACATTCAAACAAATACAAGGCGCTTCTCAAGTCTCTTTATT TATTTTCTAGATGATGTTGCTCTCCGCTCAGAAAGATTAAAGAAGATCTCCCCACAG GCTCAGAGAGACCTATTTCTTCTTCTCTCAAGATTCCTATTTTTCTACGACACAG ATGATCGGCTTGAAATATTTTTGAAGCAATTTCCAGATTTTCCAAATGCTTTTTTGATTGGTGGTGCAGCAGACATATTTGTCAGTGAACTAGCTGGTCAG CTCCAGGAATTGAAGGTAGAGCCGGTTCTTCTTCATTACTTATCTTATATAAAAGTTCTTCAAGGTACTATCCGATCCACACACAGgcatacacacatacacttTGATTTTCGAAGTCTTACTAAAATCTCTACAGGCCTAGAAATAAGAGTAGCAACAAGTACAAGATTAAAAACATGCTTATATAGCTTCACATCTCCTGGTGGTCCCATGTACCCGACAAGAGATGTTCGTCATGCAGCGTGGGATGCATTAGACTTTCTTTTCCCT GTGGGGAGATATCCGAGACATGTAATCAGTCTCTTCTTTCGACTACTTTATCCATGGTACTGGCCTTCTTCTTGTTGGAACTTCGTACGTTCTTGTGTAAGAGCTATCCTATATTCTGTGTTGCTGTTTTTATTCTCTACCTGGGAAAGACTGACAGAACCGAAAACATCGTAG
- the LOC121793381 gene encoding uncharacterized protein LOC121793381, with protein sequence MDSAASETAGATAGDIAGDKGKRIIGVDTKNLIARSLLQASLLDKIPYGGFVKTTNDFGVSRKIVHRIWAEANKQIQSGELVSIKDRVKGFKRNDEIKLDQIRVRALSVLERSTIRKMAFKLDLSKSTVGRMVKCRLLRPHTNAVKPLLTAANKVSRMKWALTHVQPVVNNGMLKYHTMHNVVHIDEKWFFMTKTTDRYYLLPDEEEPYRSCKSKRFITKVMFMCAVYRPYFGESGDVIFDGKIAIFPFTRQEPAMRKSKNRPRGTLETKPIQSVNKDVMRECLIHKIIPVIKAKWPDNISKEIFIQQDNARPHISHNDAEFQSVANTDGFRFHIICQPANSPDCNVLDLGFFRAIQSIQGDKLARGVDELVANVQATFDELSAGTLNNVFLTLQGCLTEILKEKEGNGYKTQHINKERLTRLGILPKTLEVEEHIVKAAVAYLQQSENNEITSYDISGISRAAGF encoded by the exons ATGGATTCTGCTGCTAGTGAAACTGCCGGAGCCACGGCCGGAGACATTGCCGGAGATAAAGGCAAGCGAATCATAGGAGTGGACACCAAGAATCTGATAGCACGAAGCCTACTACAAGCGAGCCTTttagataaaataccatatggAGGTTTTGTCAAAACAACAAATGACTTTGGAGTGAGCAGGAAGATAGTCCATCGAATCTGGGCAGAGGCCAACAAGCAAATCCAAAGTGGTGAACTTGTGAGCATAAAAGATCGTGTTAAAGGCTTCAAGCGCAATGATGAAATTAAGCTAGATCAAATCAGGGTAAGAGCTCTTTCAGTCCTTGAAAGATCTACCATCCGCAAGATGGCTTTCAAGCTAGATTTAAGTAAGAGCACAGTAGGAAGGATGGTGAAATGTAGACTTCTGAGGCCACACACAAATGCTGTTAAGCCGCTGCTTACTGCCGCAAACAAGGTATCAAGAATGAAATGGGCTCTCACTCATGTTCAGCCTGTTGTTAACAATGGTATGCTCAAATACCACACAATGCACAACGTAGTGCAtatagatgaaaaatggttTTTCATGACAAAGACTACGGATAGATACTACCTGCTGCCAGATGAGGAAGAACCATATAGGTCATGCAAGTCAAAGAGGTTCATCACAAAGGTGATGTTTATGTGTGCAGTGTATAGACCATACTTTGGAGAAAGTGGAGATGTCATATTTGATGGAAAAATAGCCATCTTTCCATTCACAAGACAAGAGCCAGCAATGAGAAAATCAAAGAACAGACCAAGAGGCACCTTGGAGACCAAGCCCATTCAATCAGTGAACAAGGATGTAATGAGAGAATGCCTTATTCATAAG ATCATACCAGTAATCAAGGCTAAATGGCCAGATAACATAAGCAAGGAAATATTCATCCAACAAGACAATGCCAGACCTCACATCAGCCATAATGATGCAGAATTTCAGTCAGTTGCAAACACAGATGGGTTCAGATTCCATATCATTTGCCAACCAGCTAACTCTCCTGATTGTAATGTGTTGGATTTAGGATTTTTCAGGGCCATCCAGTCTATACAGGGTGACAAATTGGCTAGGGGAGTGGATGAGTTGGTGGCTAATGTGCAAGCAACCTTTGATGAACTTAGTGCAGGAACACTGAACAATGTTTTTCTGACTCTTCAAGGATGTTTAACAGAGATTTTGAAGGAGAAAGAGGGGAATGGCTACAAAACTCAACACATTAACAAAGAAAGGTTAACAAGGCTGGGGATACTACCAAAGACATTGGAGGTTGAAGAACATATAGTGAAGGCTGCAGTGGCATACCTCCAACAGTCTGAAAATAATGAGATCACCTCATATGACATCTCAGGTATCAGTAGAGCTGCAGGGTTCTAA
- the LOC121741987 gene encoding THO complex subunit 4A-like — translation MSGAALDMSLDDLIKNNKKSGRGRAAGSGPARRPTNRFANRVTPYSAPKAPETAWGHDMFSDGGRSSSIETGTKLYISNLDYGVSNEDIKELFSEVGDLKRYVVHYDRSGRSKGTAEVLFSRRQDAMAAIKRYNNVQLDSKPMKLELVGINITAPDAGAGGFTSAGSFGDSNVAPRSGQGRGGFGRPRGGRGRGLGRGRGQGRGRRGGEKVSAEDLDADLEKYHADAMQTN, via the exons ATGTCAGGCGCTGCGCTCGACATGTCTCTCGACGATCTAATTAAGAACAACAAGAAATCTGGCAGAGGTCGCGCCGCCGGTTCTGGCCCCGCTCGCCGCCCCACGAACCGTTTCGCTAATCGCGTGACACCCTATTCCGCTCCCAAG GCTCCTGAGACGGCTTGGGGCCATGACATGTTCTCAGATGGCGGTCGATCTTCCAGTATAGAGACAGGGACCAAGTTGTATATTTCCAATTTGGATTATGGGGTTTCGAATGAGGATATTAAG GAACTGTTTTCGGAGGTTGGAGATCTGAAAAGATATGTTGTACACTATGATAGGAGTGGGCGATCGAAG GGTACCGCTGAAGTACTCTTCTCAAGACGACAAGATGCTATGGCTGCTATCAAGCGGTATAATAATGTTCAGCTTGACAGTAAACCAATGAAACTAGAACTTGTTGGAATAAACATTACAGCGCCTGATGCTGGCGCTGGAGGGTTTACTTCTGCTGGTTCTTTCGGTGATTCAAACGTAGCTCCTCGAAG CGGACAAGGAAGAGGTGGTTTTGGAAGGCCACGAGGGGGAAGAGGTCGTGGATTAGGAAGAGGTCGTGGACAAGGAAGAGGGCGCCGCGGTGGTGAGAAGGTATCTGCTGAAGATCTTGATGCTGATCTAGAGAAGTACCATGCAGACGCAATGCAGACAAACTAA
- the LOC121793478 gene encoding 50S ribosomal protein L12, chloroplastic-like — protein sequence MQHGASSGPATASGDRANGELTSKRVEGKKTSKGKMSDSHSRREFDESSGEGETTDTAKRFIAPGRMLRRETAKATRRIWAAEKGEVFPRDSSCKLLKKRARAIRPFAVVNAPEKIVELGDQISNLTLADTQKLVAYLQDKLGVSAASFAPFDVVIDDVPSNSRIATIKVVRALTSLALKEAKKLIEGLPKKFKERVTNEEAEEAKKQLEEAGAKISILARCRGNFDRLLLCGK from the exons ATGCAGCATGGTGCCAGCTCTGGGCCAGCAACAGCGAGCGGCGATAGAGCCAACGGAGAATTGACGAGCAAAAGAGTGGAAGGCAAGAAGACTTCGAAAGGGAAGATGTCGGACAGCCATAGCAG AAGAGAATTCGATGAATCGTCTGGCGAGGGGGAGACGACAGACACTGCCAAACGATTCATCGCACCTGGAAGAATGCTGAGGAGAGAGACAGCGAAAGCAACCCGTAGAATATGGGCCGCCGAGAAGGGTGAGGTG TTTCCCAGAGACAGCTCGTGTAAGCTTCTAAA GAAAAGAGCTCGGGCTATTCG ACCCTTCGCCGTCGTCAATGCTCCGGAGAAAATCGTCGAGCTCGGCGACCAGATCTCGAACCTCACCCTCGCCGACACTCAGAAGCTCGTCGCGTACCTCCAGGACAAGCTCGGCGTCTCCGCCGCCTCCTTCGCCCCCTTCGACGTGGTGATCGACGACGTGCCAAGCAACTCAAGGATCGCGACGATTAAGGTGGTTAGGGCTCTGACGAGCCTGGCGCTGAAGGAGGCGAAGAAATTGATTGAAGGATTGCCGAAGAAATTCAAGGAAAGAGTGACGAatgaggaggcggaggaggcgAAGAAGCAGCTCGAGGAGGCCGGCGCGAAGATCTCCATTTTAGCGCGATGCAGAGGAAATTTCGATCGACTACTTTTGTGCGGTAAATGA
- the LOC121793571 gene encoding uncharacterized protein At2g29880-like — protein sequence MTDNYHPMNSVETNIGSQGGSGLGRGLRPRVDRTRRSWTAREEEILVSILKDLVTHGWKSDNGFRGGYLQRIEEALNREFPGRGLRVAPHINSKISQWKKCYSSLSAILARSGVGFNMNRDFKIDCDDDQWEQIVKCDANARGMRHKSWPLWDDWKVLFGKDRAVGTVAKDTFDAHANYAGRTPSSQQDVRLGSPVESGEYSAANPSPQQRPVANPNESTGQSIDHSLQTKKSGSKRKASSPPVGLIEMLGRMQDDTNERLDKLTNRIGFEFDLSEARKEVIDILSGVPDLTLVQQIDASEIIIDKVERVELFMRLPETSRLTYVMRVLEKHDHY from the exons ATGACCGACAACTACCACCCAATGAACTCCGTCGAGACGAACATAGGTTCACAAG GCGGCAGTGGCCTAGGGCGTGGTCTAAGGCCCCGGGTTGATCGCACAAGAAGAAGTTGGACAGCTCGCGAAGAGGAAATACTTGTGTCTATTCTGAAGGATCTTGTCACACATGGCTGGAAAAGTGACAATGGGTTTCGTGGGGGATATCTGCAGCGGATTGAAGAGGCTCTGAATCGGGAGTTCCCAGGACGCGGCTTGAGGGTTGCTCCTCATATCAATTCGAAGATTAGCCAGTGGAAGAAGTGCTACTCGTCTCTGAGTGCGATACTTGCACGAAGTGGTGTGGGTTTCAACATGAACAGAGATTTCAAAATTGATTGTGACGATGACCAATGGGAGCAGATTGTTAAG TGTGATGCCAACGCACGCGGTATGCGACACAAGTCATGGCCTCTATGGGATGATTGGAAGGTGCTGTTTGGAAAAGATCGTGCTGTTGGGACCGTTGCAAAAGACACGTTTGATGCACATGCCAATTATGCAGGGCGAACACCATCCTCTCAACAAGATGTCCGGCTGGGATCCCCTGTTGAATCGGGTGAATATTCAGCAGCCAACCCGAGCCCTCAGCAGAGGCCCGTGGCCAACCCGAATGAAAGCACCGGCCAGAGCATAGATCATTCACTACAAACTAAAAAATCTGGATCAAAAAGGAAGGCCTCTAGCCCTCCTGTGGGTTTGATTGAGATGCTTGGACGGATGCAAGATGATACCAATGAGCGGCTTGACAAACTGACCAATCGGATTGGGTTTGAGTTCGATCTTAGCGAAGCACGTAAGGAAGTTATCGACATACTGAGTGGTGTACCGGATCTGACGCTTGTGCAGCAAATTGATGCCTCCGAGATCATCATCGATAAGGTGGAGCGTGTTGAGTTGTTCATGCGTCTTCCGGAGACATCGCGTCTTACATACGTGATGCGTGTGCTGGAGAAGCACGACCACTATTGA